In Aegilops tauschii subsp. strangulata cultivar AL8/78 chromosome 3, Aet v6.0, whole genome shotgun sequence, one genomic interval encodes:
- the LOC109783228 gene encoding sterol 3-beta-glucosyltransferase UGT80B1, with protein MGCNGEASVAGEGSGSGDLRRRRGGRDGAGASSSSSFAEGTREFVLSSMDERFSGSVDADGFPSSRREGFGHSKSTTATSSRFRGQDHAFVRSYSDRLLKCDLTLDMLSENEKMKIIEKLVKIQKDGTLEVDVTRSALVASELSEIDAFGSVPRDVEEVKSGFSKSVPKLKIAILVVGTRGDVQPFIALAKRLQEFGHHVRLASHVNFRTFVKSAGVDFYPLGGDPRIMAQYMTKNKGFLMAAPTEISVQRKQVKEIIFSLLPACTEPDLDTGIPFRAQAIIANPPALGHLHIAEALGVPLHIFFTFPWTPTNEFPHPLARTPQSATYRLSYLIVDLIIWWGTRGFINDFRKKLNLPPIAYFSTYHGSISHLPTGYMWSPHLMPKPNDWGSLVDVVGYCFLNLGTKYQPPLELSQWLQQGSKPIYLGFGSMPLDDEKKVTAIILDALRETGQRGIISRGWGDLGSFSEVPADVFILEDCPHDWLFPRCTAVVHHGGAGTTAAGLIAGCPTTVVPFFGDQFFWGEIVHARGVGPAPIRVTELTTEALSNAIRFMLDPEVKSRSLELAIAIGNEDGVAAAVDSFHRHLPSELPLTPPPAPVEEERLDLLQLLSRYLEKCCLPFNS; from the exons ATGGGGTGCAACGGCGAAGCATCGGTGGCCGGAGAGGGGAGCGGGAGCGGCGACCttcggaggaggagagggggccgggacggggcgggcgcctcgtcctcctcctccttcgccgaGGGGACGAGGGAGTTCGTGCTGAGCTCCATGGACGAGCGGTTCTCCGGATCGGTCGACGCCGATGGGTTCCCCTCCTCGCGTCGGGAAG GATTCGGGCATAGTAAATCCACAACTGCAACTTCTAGTCGTTTTAGAGGGCAAGATCACGCTTTTGTAAGATCATACTCCGATAGGTTGCTTAAGTGTGACCTCACGTTGGATATGCTATCAGAAAATGAGAAG ATGAAGATAATTGAGAAATTGGTAAAGATCCAGAAAGATGGCACACTGGAGGTAGATGTGACCCGTAGTGCCCTTGTCGCCTCAGAACTCTCAGAGATTGATGCTTTTGGTTCTGTGCCACGTGATGTTGAAGAAGTTAAATCTGGATTTAGCAAGTCTGTCCCAAAGTTGAAGATTGCTATACTTGTCGTTGGAACACGAGGGGATGTTCAGCCGTTTATAGCATTAGCTAAAAGACTTCAG GAATTTGGTCACCATGTTAGATTGGCATCTCATGTCAACTTCCGTACTTTTGTGAAGTCAGCTGGTGTGGACTTCTACCCATTGGGTGGTGATCCACGAATTATGGCCCAGT ACATGACAAAAAACAAAGGGTTTTTAATGGCCGCGCCCACAGAGATTTCTGTTCAAAGAAAGCAGGTCAAGGAAATCATTTTCTCTCTTCTACCTGCATGCACAGAACCTGATTTGGATACTGGAATACCTTTCAGAGCTCAGGCAATAATAGCAAATCCTCCTGCTTTAG GACATCTTCATATTGCCGAGGCACTTGGGGTACCTCTGCACATCTTCTTTACTTTTCCATGGAC GCCAACTAATGAGTTCCCTCATCCATTGGCTCGAACGCCTCAGAGTGCAACCTACAGG CTATCCTATCTTATTGTGGATTTAATAATTTGGTGGGGCACAAGAGGATTCATAAATGATTTCAGAAAGAAGTTAAACTTGCCCCCTATTGCTTACTTCAGCACGTACCATGGATCCATATCACACTTACCTACAGGATACATGTGGAGTCCTCACCTTATGCCGAAGCCAAATG ATTGGGGTTCTCTTGTGGATGTCGTGGGTTATTGCTTCTTAAATCTTGGCACAAAATATCAACCGCCGCTAGAGCTCTCACAGTGGCTTCAACAAGGTTCCAAACCGATATACCTCGGTTTTGGTAGCATG CCTCTTGATGATGAAAAAAAAGTCACTGCTATCATTTTGGATGCACTAAGAGAAACGGGACAGAGAGGAATCATTAGCCGTGGTTGGGGAGATCTTGGAAGCT TTTCAGAAGTTCCAGCTGACGTCTTCATTTTGGAGGATTGCCCTCATGACTGGTTGTTTCCTCGCTGTACGGCAGTA GTGCATCATGGTGGAGCAGGTACCACAGCTGCGGGCCTGATAGCTGGG TGTCCAACCACCGTAGTGCCTTTTTTTGGCGATCAGTTCTTCTGGGGTGAGATAGTTCATGCGCGTGGTGTGGGTCCTGCACCTATCCGTGTAACAGAGCTTACTACTGAGGCACTTTCAAATGCAATCAGATTTATGCTTGATCCTGAG GTAAAATCACGATCATTGGAACTGGCAATAGCAATAGGGAATGAAGATGGTGTCGCAGCCGCTGTAGACTCGTTTCACCGACACCTGCCTTCAGAACTCCCACTTACTCCACCGCCTGCACCTGTAGAAGAAGAGCGGCTAGACCTGCTTCAATTGCTTTCTCGATATCTTGAGAAGTGTTGTCTCCCGTTCAATTCTTAG